In the genome of Pontibacter actiniarum, the window GAGCCTGGTTCCCGATCACAGCCAAAAAGAACCTGCGCGCCCAGGAAATCTCCATCGAGAACAAACTGCCGATCGTGTACCTGGTGGATAGCGCAGGAGTGTTTCTGCCGATGCAGGACGAGATCTTCCCGGACAAAGAGCACTTCGGGCGCATGTTCCGCAACAACGCCGTGATGAGCTCGATGGGCATTGTGCAGATTGCCGCCATTATGGGCAGCTGCGTGGCCGGCGGGGCATACCTGCCGATCATGAGCGATGAGGCCCTGATCGTGGAGGGCACCGGCTCCGTGTTCCTGGCCGGCTCCTACCTGGTGAAGTCAGCCATTGGCGAGAACATCGACAACGAAACCCTTGGCGGCGCGACCACGCATTCGGAGATCTCCGGCGTAACAGACTACAAGTGTAAAGACGACAAAGAGGCGCTGGACCACATCCGTAACATCTTCGACAAGATGGGCGACAAGCCAAAGGCCGGCTTCAGCCGGGTAGCGCCGGCGGCCCCTGCCGAAGATCAAAAAGAAATCTACGGCTTGCTGCCCGCAGACCGCGTGAAGCCGTACGATATGATGGACATCATCAGGCGCCTGGTGGATAACTCCGAGTTTGAGCCTTATAAGGAGCTGTACGGTCAGACGCTTATTTGCGGCCTGGCCCGCATCGACGGCTGGGCTGTGGGTATTGTGGCCAACCAGCGCAAGATCATGAAGAGCAAAAAGGGCGAAATGCAGATGGGCGGCGTAATTTACTCCGACTCGGCAGACAAAGCCGCGCGCTTTATCATGAACTGCAACCAAAAGAAAATTCCGCTGGTGTTCCTGCAGGATGTGTCTGGCTTTATGGTGGGCAGCAAGTCGGAGCACGGCGGCATTATCAAGGATGGGGCTAAAATGGTGAGCGCCATGTCTAACTCGGTGGTGCCCAAGTTCACGATCCTAGTTGGCAACAGCTACGGCGCAGGCAACTACGCCATGTGCGGCAAGGCCTACGACCCGCGCCTGATCTACGCCTGGCCAACGGCGCAGCTGGCGGTTATGAGCGGTGCCGCGGCGGCCAATACCCTGCTGCAGATCCAGGTGTCGGCCCTGAAGGCAAAAGGGGAGGAGATAACCCCTGAGGCAGAAAAAGAGCTGCTGGAGCGCATCACCAACAAGTATAACGAGGAACTCTCGCCCTACTATGCCGCCGCCCGCCTGTGGGTAGACGGAATCATTGACCCGCTGGAGACGCGCAAGGTGATTTCGATGGGGATAGAGGCCGCCAACCACGCCCCGATCGAAAAACCGTATAACGTGGGTGTGATACAGACGTGAGAAAAGCTCAAGATTATGAATTAGAAATTGGAAATGAGGGTTTCTTATAAGAGCTTACAAAGCTGTGGTTTCCCGACTTTCTAATTTCTAATTTTGAATTTCTAACTGATTTATAGTGACGAAGAATGAGATAAAGGCGCTGATCTCGCTGTTGGACGACAGCGATTACGAGGTAGCGTCGTATGTGGAGAAGCAGATTGTGCAGTTGGGCGAGGGGATCATCCCGTTTCTGGAGGAGGAGTGGGAGGAGACCCTGGACAGCGATCTGCAGAAGAAGATCGAAGACCTGATACACAACCTGCAGTTTGAGGGGCTGATGCGGCGCCTCAAGGAGTGGAAGGAGAAAGGCGCCGAGGACCTGGTGGAGGGCATGTATCTGGTGAACTCCTACCTGTATCCGGATGTGGACTTCGCGAACATCTCCAAAACGCTGGATCAGCTGTACTTTGATGCCTGGACGCACATGAAGGATGAGATGCACCCGTATGACCAGGTAAAGTCGCTGAACAACGTACTGTTCCGGGAGAAACGGTTCTCTGCCAACACGAAGAACTTCCACTCGCCGGCCAACTCCATGCTGCACCTGGTGCTGGAGAGTAAGCGCGGCAACCCGCTCACGCTATGCGTTATTTACATGACGCTGGCGCAGCGCCTGCAGATGCCTGTGTACGGCGTAAACCTGCCCAACCTGTTTATCCTTACCTATAAGCTGGACGGCCTGCAGTTTTACATCAACGTGTACAACAAGGGCCTTATACTGAGCAAGGCCGACATCGACAACTATATCCTGCAGCTTAACCTTAACCCGCTGGATATTTTCTATGAGCCCTGCTCTAACCTGGATATCGTAAAGCGCGCCCTTCGCAACCTCGCCTTCTCTTTTGAGAAGATGGATGACCCGGAGAAGGCGACAGAGGTAACCAAGCTGCTCGACTCTATTACGGATGATGAACTGCCGATCTAAGGTGCAGGCATAAAAAGAAACGGCCGCTCCAACACCTGGAGCGGCCGTTTCTTTTTATGCAGTGGATAGCTTAGTATTTCTTGATCAGGCAGCCGGTGGCGCGTTTCTCGCCGGTCGAAATGGGGCGGTTCGCCAGCACCTCATCAATCACATTCTTGAGGTAGTAGTTCTTCACGCCGCTTTCCATCTGCGGGTTGTCGTCGATGCCGCCTTTATACTTCAGGGTAAAGTTGCCGTTGTCGTTGTGCAGCACAAACACCTCGGGTGTCTTGGTGGCGCCGAACTGCTTGCTGACCGTCTGTCCTTCATCGGCCAGGTAGGGGCTATACTTTCTGGAGGCCATGTCCTGCAGGGTCTCGCCGGCATCGCCTGCGCCCGGGTTGATAAAGACAAACTGCACACCTTTCGCGCCGTAGTTGCTGGAAAGCGTTACCAGGCGGTTTTCGTACAGCTTGGCATAGGGGCACTGGTTGTTGGTGAACACCAGCACAACGGTTTCGGCATTCGCGAAATCGCTGAGCGAGGTGGTTTGGTTATTGGCTCCCTGCAGCTTGAAATCAGCCACTTTATCGCCCAGCTGGTAACCACCGGACTGTGCAAAGGCACTTGCTGAAAGCAGCAGGGCTGTAAAAAGAGAGGCGAAGTATTTCATGGCGTTTGTGTTTGTTTTACTTGTTTTGGATCCTTGTCTACGCAGTAGGTGAGAATATGCTCGTGCAGTATGTCGTGATAAATACGATACAATTTAGAAAAATTTTCGGTTTGTACACGCCCCTGCAGCACATTAGGCTCCTCAGCGGGCGCTACCGAAAGGTTTTCCTTAAACACCAGCCTTTTGCGGCTATACAGCTTATACAAGGTTTCCTTGGCGCTCCAGTACAGGCAGGTTCTCTGCTCATCGGCTAAAGTATAGGTTTTCTCCTCGTCCGTCAGGAACTTCTCCTGCACGCGCAGCGCTTTCGGTGATACCAGTTCAATATCTATGCCAACCTCATACTTGTCAGAGAGGATCACGGCGGCCAGCTCAGGGGAGTGTGAGATAGAGACATGGAAGCGCGAATCGGGGAAGTACGGCTTGCCATACTGGTTGCGGAGCAGCTGCAGGGGCAGCGGGGTAAACTCCTCCAGCAGCCTGTACACCAGCACCCGGCTTGCCAGCCACTCCCGCTGCCGTTTATGGTGTACCTGCGCCAGGCGCTCTTCCACGGTAACGTGCGGGGGCAGTGCCTGGTGCAGCGCTTCAAGCGGCTCAGCCAGGTTCCAGAACCCGATTTTGGTGTGCTGGTCTATCGTTTTAATGTGCAGCAGTGGCATAGGCAATAATGTGCAGGTAGAGTGGTTTTAAAATATAGGCACGGCTGTTTCAGCGTATTTGTTGTAAATTTAGCTGATTTTTAAAGAAGACTAGAGCATAGCCAGCATGGCGAGTAAAGTACAAGTACAGAAAGCAGCCACCCTTACCGGCCACCGCGACAGTGTGTACACGCTGGAGCGCTCTGCCGAGGAGCACATTCTTTTCTCTGCCGCCGGAGACGGAATGGTGGTGGCCTGGAACCTTCGGGAGCCGGAGAACGGGGAGCTGATCGCGCGCGTGAGCACCTCGGTGTATGCGCTGCGTTACCTGCCGCAGCGCAACCTGCTGCTGATCGGGCAAAACCAGGAGGGGGTGCGGGTGATTGACCTGGAGAGCAAGAACATCCTGAAGTCGGTGGCGCTGCCGAAGGTGGCTATCTTTGACATTGCCCACATCCCGGAGGTGGGAAAGGTCTTCGTGGCCATGGGGAACGGTGCCGTGTGCGTGCTGGACGGGGAAAGCTTTGAGCTGCAGACTGTCGTCCGGAAGGCAGACCAGAGTGCGCGCTGCCTTGCCTTTAACAGCTTTACACAGGAGCTGGCGGTCGGCTACAGCGATAACGTGGTGCGAATTTTTGACGGGGCCACGATGGAGCTGAAGCAGGAGCTGACGTTGCACACCAACTCTGTGTTTACACTGGCCTACTCGCCGGACGGGAAGCTGCTGCTGAGCGGCGGCCGCGATGCGCACCTGCGGGTGTGGGAGGCGGAAAAAGGCTATACGGAGCGGGGCTACCTCATCGCGCACATGTACACCATCAACCACATTGCCTACAGCCCCGGCGGGCGCTACTTTGCCACCTGCAGCATGGATAAATCCATAAAGGTGTGGGATGCACAAAGCTTTAAACTGCTGAAAGTGATTGACAAAGTGCGCCATGCCAGCCACGGCACCTCGGTAAATAAATTATTTTGGTCGGCTCATCAGAATCAGTTAGTTTCGTGTAGCGATGACCGCACCATTTCGGTTTGGGATATAAATTTTGGGTTATAGTTATGAAGATTACACCGTTAGAGATCAGGCAGAAAACGTTTGAGAAGGCTTTTAGAGGACTAGACAAGGATGAAGTAAACGCGTTTTTGCTTACCCTCTCGCAGCAATGGGAAAAATTGCAGGACGAGAACAAGGATCTGCGCATGAAGCTGGACGCCTCGCACCGCGAGACGCAGAAGCTGCGCGAAGTGGAGTCATCACTCTATAAAACCCTTAAAACCGCCGAAGACACGGGCAACAGCATTCTGGAGCAGGCTAAAAAGTCAGCCGAGCTGCAGGTGCGCGAGTCGGAGCTGAAGGCCGATGAACTCATGAACAAGGCCCGCAACGAGGCCCGCCAGATGCTGGAGGAGGCCAAGAAGCAGTCGGAGCGTGTGATCATGGAGATGCAGCAGCAGGTAAAACTGCTGGACCAGGATTGCCAGCGCATGGAGAGCTACCTCGACCACCTGGTGCGTGACCTGCGCCACCTGGCGAACGAGGCGATCGAGAACGCCGAGAAGGCCAAGGCAAAACCTAAAGCCGGTACACACAGTATTCTTTCAAAAGCAGCGAACACCGAGGTAACCGGTTCGGAGCTGCTCAAAAACCTGAAAGATATGAACACGACACCAGCAGAAAACAAACCATACCAGTTAACAGAGTCCACAGCCGCTAACGCGCCCGTGGCAGTGCTGAACACGAACGGCAATGGGCACGCCGCTATCGGAGACCCTGCCCCGGACGTAACGCAGCCGCAGCCCGAGGTGCCAAGCCCGGTAGAGCCGACGGTGCCCAATGTGCCTTCGCCGGAAATTGAGCAGCCGTCGCCAGACTATCCGGGCAGGGTGCCTGCGCCAGATATCGAGCAGCCAATCCCGGATATCCAGCCCGTGCAACCGGACAAGCCGGAGATTCAGCCGCCGCTCACTGAGCCCTCGCGCAATGCCTACGCCACAAACGGCGCGACAGTAAAGCAAGGCACAGGTTCTTTCTTTGACGAGATAGGTTAGGGAAGCATGGGGCAGATTACGCTGGAGGGCATGGAGTTCTTTGCCTTCCACGGCTACTACGACGAGGAGCAGAAAATAGGCAATAAGTACGGCATCGACCTGATTATCGATACCGACCTGCAAAGCGCTGCTGCTTCTGATAAACTGGAAGAAACCGTAAACTACGAGGTGCTGTATGCGCTGGTGCTGGAGGAAATGAAAACCCCTGCCCGCCTGCTGGAGCACCTCGGCCACCGCATCATCGACAAAGTGTACGAGAGGTTTCCGTTCGTGCAGTCGGTGAAGGTAAACGTATATAAATTTAACCCTCCGCTGGGCGGCATTTGCAAATGGGCAAAAGTCAGCCTGCAGGAAGCGAGATAAAAGAGTTACTTATTGATCCGTAAAGCAGCTGGTTCTGGAAACAGGGCCAGCTGCTTTTGGTTTAGGGGCGGCTATACTTCAAAAGTCAGCTTTCTCGTCCAGCTCTTTGTAAAGCTGTTCCTGCAGCTGCCCGAAGTCCTCTCTGTTGCTAAACCAAGAAAAGGCCTTACACCAGCTTCAGCAGCTCCGCCGCCGCGGCAAAGGCCGATTTGTTTCCTTCCTTTACCTCGTCGGTTATACCTGGCAGCTGCTCCTTTACCTGCTGGGCAGCATAGAAGCGCTCTTCCAGGCTTTGCCGGATAGCTTCGTACATCCACTGCAGGTTCTGGTCGCGCCGCTTTTTATCGAAGTAGCCGTTGCTTTGCGTTAGCTGCAGGTAGTCTTCAACGGTTTGCCATATCTTGTCGAGGCCGGTGTTCTGGAGGGCTGAGCAGGTGCTGACTTTGGGAAGCCAGCCAGAGCTTGCCATGGGGTAGAGGTGCAGCGCGTTCTGATACTCTGCACGGGCTGCCTTGGCCTTATCAACATTGCTGCCGTCGGCCTTGGTGATGGCAATGGCATCGGCCATTTCCATGATGCCGCGCTTGATGCCCTGCAGCTCGTCGCCCGCGCCGGCCAGCATCAGCAGCAGGAAGAAATCCACCATGGCATGCACGGCGGTTTCGGACTGCCCCACGCCAACCGTCTCCACAAAGATCACCTCAAAGCCGGCTGCCTCGCACAGTATAATGCTTTCGCGGGTGCTTCTCGTAACGCCTCCCAGCGACTTGCCTGCCGGGGAGGGCCGTATGAACGCCTGCGGGTTAACAGAGAGCGACTCCATGCGGGTTTTATCGCCTAAAATGCTGCCGCCGGAGCGCTGGCTGGTAGGGTCTATCGCCAGCACGGCCAGTTTCTTGCCCTGCTCCTGAATCACATAGTTTCCGAAGGCCTCAATAAACGTGCTTTTTCCTACGCCCGGCACACCGGTTATACCGATGCGCACCGAGCGGCCGGTTCTCGGCAGCACCTGGTTGATTACCTCCTGTGCCAGCTCCTGGTCGGAGTGCAGGCGGCTCTCCACGAGCGTGATGGCGCGGCTGAGCATCACGCGGTCTCCGGCTAAAATGCCTTCTACATACTTGTCAGGGCTGAATCGTTTGGCCAAGGGGATGGGGTTTTATTGCTATGGTTCGTTCTCCTTTTACAAAATTAAACTTTATAGGTTACCGCGCCACTTTTGCTGCCACAGCACACATTAAACTAAAATTTACTTTGTTCTGCTGTATGAGTCCTGAAACAGATTGGGACTACAGTTTTAACTTTAGGCATAAGATTCTAATTATAATTGAATTATGCTTCCTTTATTTTAGTTGTTGTCTCTACAGGACCTGTCAGAATACAATTTCCAAAATCCCAAGATCGAATATTTTACTTCATGAAAAAGATTTTCATACTGGCTGCTGCCTTAGTGGCTATGAAAACAACTGTTCAGGCGCAAACCGAGTTAAGCAACGCTAGCGCAGTAGGGCGCGGCGGAGTGGCGAACACATTTGTGCATGATTACCAAGCCATAGGCATTAACCCCGCCAATTTAAGCCGAGGCACCTCTACATTGGCTTTTACCTTTTTGGAAGGAGGAGTTGGGGTGAGCTCCCAGGCGTTTACGCGCACCAGTTTTAAAGATTTCAAAAGAGCAGCAGATGAGCGGTCGCTGTTCTGGGAAGACAGGCTGCACTACGCAAAGGCGTTTACCTCAGACAACGTGCTGAATTTTGGTGCAGACATGAATACGTTTGCTGTTTCTGTGCACCTGCCCAAGGTCGGAGGCTTTGCCTTTAGTAACCGCCAGCGCGTGCTGGGGCATGCCGGCTTTAACAAGAACTTTGCTGAGCTCCTGTTTATGGGGCAGGATGCCCCTGTTGTGAAAGAAACAAGCCACAGCGAGCGGGTGTACGCGCATGACCTGTTTGATGGAACCGAGATAAAAGCCTCCTGGGTAAATGAATGGAACCTGTCTTACGGTCGCTCTATCGTGTCCTTGCCTGCCCTTTCTATTTCAGCTGGAGTCGGCTACCGTTACCTGCAGGGCTTGGCCCTGTACGAGCTTAGTGCTGTGAACGGAGAAGTAAAGGCCTACAGCGCCTCATCGCCGGTGTTAGGCTTTGACTACGATAAATACCTCGACGACCCGCAGTTTAAGTACAACGATGCCGGTAGTTTGTTGAGCCCCGTAGGCAGGGGGCACGGCTTTGATCTTGGCTTATCGGCTGAGGTCGCCCAAACGGTTAAGCTTAGCGTATCAGTAACAGATATCGGTACAATGCGCTGGACTGAAAACCTGTTGCAAGGGCATGATGAAGGCTTTTACCTGGATGATGTTGTGAATGCAGCAGACTATGACTTTGAGGATGTAGCCGATGTTGCCCAACAGCTTATTGATACAACGTTGGCTTTTGCGCCGGTAAACGAGTTAACAACTGATCTCCCAACGCGCTTCAGAGCAGGTGTAGGAGCAAAGCTGGGCAGCAAAGTTGAAGTTGGCCTGGACTATGTGCACCCTCTGAACAATGCGCCCGGTAACCTTTCGCAGGATTTTGTGGGCTTAGGAGTAGATGTAATGCCGACTCCCTCTCTCCGCTTAAGTACAGGTGTGTCTACCGGAGCCGGTGAGAAAGTAAACCTGCCACTAGGCATCACGTATGTGGCGCCTTCCTATGAGTTCGGAATCAGCACGCGCGCTATCACGGCGCCTTTTACGGAGAACAACCCCGGCGCTTCTTTTGCCTTTGCTTTCCTGCGCTTCAGGGTGGGCGGGGAGCAGTCGCTGTAGCAGTACTTTTAAAGTATAAACAAGAAGGCCAGCACCTTACAAAGGTGCTGGCCTTCTTGTTTACTATTCTATTTGCTGATTCCCTGCGCGAAGTTTGGCAGCCCCAGGTCGCTTTTCTGCTTGCCCAGGTGAAAGCCGTCGTCCACGTAGTTGGCAGCTTTGCCTTTTGCATTTGGATTATTGATGACGCCCAGGTAATAGTTATCCTGGCGCGCCACATAAATCTTTCCATCCGGGCCTAGCTGTAGAGCGCCGATTCTTGGGCTTTTGGACTCGCCTACAACCACAGCAGATTTTGCAATGGCATCGGCGCTACCGGCCTTTAAATCAAACTGCACCACCTGTGCTTTTCCACCGCCAGTACCGTTGGCTGTGCCATACAGCTTGCTGCCGTCCGGCGAGAACAGGACACCATACGCCTCCTGAAATCCCTTCAGCAATACCGGGTCTGATACTTTGCCTGTGCTGCGGTCGAAGTTCAGAATCTCAAAATTGCTTTCGGCATCCCAAAGCGCAGCTGCCAGCTTCGTGCCGTCCGGCGACGGTACGAGGTAACCGATGGCTTTACGGTTTGGCCCGCCGTGCACGGTGCCGACCATACTTAGCACCGGCCGTACTTCCACGCCTTCTTCATTCACCAGGAAAGCCATATAGCCGTTGCTGTTCCAGCGGTGTGCGATTACCCACCAATCGCGGCCGTTGCTGTGGCGCACTGCCGTCAGCTTTTCGGTGGCAGGGGCAATCATAAAGTTGTTTCGGGAGGTGATATCGCCTTTGCCTTCCTGCTTCGTCATGTCTACCACCGTGTAGCGCAAGCCATTCGACTGCGCCTGGATATCTGTCGTGAAGATGTAGTAGATGTTGCTGCTGCCCGGCTTCGGCAATATAAGCGCCGACTGTGTGGATGACTTTCCGCCCATCAGGCCGTTGCCGTTTGGCATTACCTTGTGTTCGCCGTTCCAGACGGTGATGCCATTGGTATACATTAAAAGCTTGCCGTCTGCATCGGAGAGGGTGGCGCTGCCTTCTTCCGTAAAAAGCCTGCTGTTTGTCGCGGTAGCGGAGTCTCCGTTAAAGATAATGCCAGCGCCCTTGCCAAAGTACCAGTTGTTCTTCTCGCCTTGTGCGAAGGCTGTAAAACTGCTGAACGTAAGTAGTGCTGCTGCGGCAATGTGTCTTAGTCTGCTCATAGGTTTGTGATTTGCTCCTTAAACGGTGCTTTTGCAAACGTAGTGCCAAGTATAGGAGGAGATGGTGTTGTTTTGTGTCAGATAGCCTACTGGCGCAGGCGTCTGCTGGTGCCTCTAAATGCCCCTGCTGGCGCAAGTCTTCAGACTTGTGTCTTATTATAGTGTTGAGTTTGTAACTCAACTGGCTTGAAAAGCCATACTTACAGCCGATATTAAAACAGCTTCTCAGGCGCAAGCGTCCGCTTGTGCCGTAGACTACCGTTGCTTATATTTCCATAGCCACTGCTTATCCCCGCTGGCGCTAGCTTGCAGCTAGTGCCTACTATGGCCATACCTGTACAGCCTTCCATAGCCACTGCTTGCGGTATCTCCAACTAAGCTATCCTATCTAGACACTGTTCATCCTCCAGCTCCCACTTACCTATAGTTTCACCTCTGGCTTTGGAGCGCTCACGGCCGCGAGGCCTCGTCCTCGGGCATCGCGCTGTGTAGCCTTCCTGCCTAACGGCTGCCGCTCCCGCGGCACCGGAACTCTACAAGGCGCTCAACCCAAGGACTGGGATCAACTCAGATAGCCAAAGCTGACGGGGTCTTAAACTGATTTCCCTCCTCGGAGTGGCTCGGGGCAGTTGGATACGGTGCTGTATAGACAGAGAAGTACACATAATTAAAAAGGGCGCAACTAGTTGCGCCCTTTCTTATGTTTAGCTTTGCTGATGTTAGTCCTGTACCTCTAACTCCAGCTCTTCCAGCGTCATGTCCAGTAGCTCGGGGTGCAGGGAGATGAGTTTGAGCAGCACGCCGTTGGTCCAGCCGAAGCCGTCTTGGTTTGGGTATTCACCGCCTCCGGCTTCCAGGTTCATGTTGACCACGTTGTACTTCTCCATCAGCTTACCGGTGTTGTGGAACACCTCCTCGTTCTTCTCAACCCATCGCTGCGACACTTCATCGGCCAAGGCATCGTGTTTGTAGTTGCGCAGTGCCTGTATGCTCATCCATTGCAGCGGAGCCCAACCGTTGGGCGAGTCCCACTGCTGACCTGTGCGGTTCAGGGTGGTAACCAGTCCGCCGGGCTTCAGGAAATCCGCCTCCAGCTTGTGGGCCACGGCAGCGGCTTGCTCTTTTTTAGCCATGTTAAAGTACAGCGGAAAAACGGCAGCAAGACTCGGAACATTGGTGGTTGTGCCTTTTACAAAGTCATAATCGTGGAAGAAGTTCTTTTCATCGCTCCAGTTATACTTGAGCAGGGCTTTGCGTCTTGCGCTTGCCAGCTTCTCGTACTTTTTCGCCTCGGCCTGCTTGCCTTCCAGTTCAGCCATCTCCGCCAAGGTGAGTTCCACGTGGTAGAGCAGCGAGTTCAGGTCTACCGGTATAATATCGGTTGTGTGGATGCTGTGGAGGTTTTCTGTGTCGGCAAACCAGCGGCTGCTAAAGTC includes:
- a CDS encoding transglutaminase-like domain-containing protein translates to MTKNEIKALISLLDDSDYEVASYVEKQIVQLGEGIIPFLEEEWEETLDSDLQKKIEDLIHNLQFEGLMRRLKEWKEKGAEDLVEGMYLVNSYLYPDVDFANISKTLDQLYFDAWTHMKDEMHPYDQVKSLNNVLFREKRFSANTKNFHSPANSMLHLVLESKRGNPLTLCVIYMTLAQRLQMPVYGVNLPNLFILTYKLDGLQFYINVYNKGLILSKADIDNYILQLNLNPLDIFYEPCSNLDIVKRALRNLAFSFEKMDDPEKATEVTKLLDSITDDELPI
- a CDS encoding thioredoxin family protein, giving the protein MKYFASLFTALLLSASAFAQSGGYQLGDKVADFKLQGANNQTTSLSDFANAETVVLVFTNNQCPYAKLYENRLVTLSSNYGAKGVQFVFINPGAGDAGETLQDMASRKYSPYLADEGQTVSKQFGATKTPEVFVLHNDNGNFTLKYKGGIDDNPQMESGVKNYYLKNVIDEVLANRPISTGEKRATGCLIKKY
- the folB gene encoding dihydroneopterin aldolase — encoded protein: MGQITLEGMEFFAFHGYYDEEQKIGNKYGIDLIIDTDLQSAAASDKLEETVNYEVLYALVLEEMKTPARLLEHLGHRIIDKVYERFPFVQSVKVNVYKFNPPLGGICKWAKVSLQEAR
- a CDS encoding acyl-CoA carboxylase subunit beta yields the protein MDIEFNKNEDALKQLVFQLKNKLKKVHLGGGEKRIEKEHKKGKMTARERIDYLLDEGTEFLEIGAFAGEGMYEEVGGCPSGGVVTGIGYIKGRQCVVVANDATVKAGAWFPITAKKNLRAQEISIENKLPIVYLVDSAGVFLPMQDEIFPDKEHFGRMFRNNAVMSSMGIVQIAAIMGSCVAGGAYLPIMSDEALIVEGTGSVFLAGSYLVKSAIGENIDNETLGGATTHSEISGVTDYKCKDDKEALDHIRNIFDKMGDKPKAGFSRVAPAAPAEDQKEIYGLLPADRVKPYDMMDIIRRLVDNSEFEPYKELYGQTLICGLARIDGWAVGIVANQRKIMKSKKGEMQMGGVIYSDSADKAARFIMNCNQKKIPLVFLQDVSGFMVGSKSEHGGIIKDGAKMVSAMSNSVVPKFTILVGNSYGAGNYAMCGKAYDPRLIYAWPTAQLAVMSGAAAANTLLQIQVSALKAKGEEITPEAEKELLERITNKYNEELSPYYAAARLWVDGIIDPLETRKVISMGIEAANHAPIEKPYNVGVIQT
- a CDS encoding DivIVA domain-containing protein, with product MKITPLEIRQKTFEKAFRGLDKDEVNAFLLTLSQQWEKLQDENKDLRMKLDASHRETQKLREVESSLYKTLKTAEDTGNSILEQAKKSAELQVRESELKADELMNKARNEARQMLEEAKKQSERVIMEMQQQVKLLDQDCQRMESYLDHLVRDLRHLANEAIENAEKAKAKPKAGTHSILSKAANTEVTGSELLKNLKDMNTTPAENKPYQLTESTAANAPVAVLNTNGNGHAAIGDPAPDVTQPQPEVPSPVEPTVPNVPSPEIEQPSPDYPGRVPAPDIEQPIPDIQPVQPDKPEIQPPLTEPSRNAYATNGATVKQGTGSFFDEIG
- a CDS encoding DUF5723 family protein, coding for MKKIFILAAALVAMKTTVQAQTELSNASAVGRGGVANTFVHDYQAIGINPANLSRGTSTLAFTFLEGGVGVSSQAFTRTSFKDFKRAADERSLFWEDRLHYAKAFTSDNVLNFGADMNTFAVSVHLPKVGGFAFSNRQRVLGHAGFNKNFAELLFMGQDAPVVKETSHSERVYAHDLFDGTEIKASWVNEWNLSYGRSIVSLPALSISAGVGYRYLQGLALYELSAVNGEVKAYSASSPVLGFDYDKYLDDPQFKYNDAGSLLSPVGRGHGFDLGLSAEVAQTVKLSVSVTDIGTMRWTENLLQGHDEGFYLDDVVNAADYDFEDVADVAQQLIDTTLAFAPVNELTTDLPTRFRAGVGAKLGSKVEVGLDYVHPLNNAPGNLSQDFVGLGVDVMPTPSLRLSTGVSTGAGEKVNLPLGITYVAPSYEFGISTRAITAPFTENNPGASFAFAFLRFRVGGEQSL
- the meaB gene encoding methylmalonyl Co-A mutase-associated GTPase MeaB, with translation MAKRFSPDKYVEGILAGDRVMLSRAITLVESRLHSDQELAQEVINQVLPRTGRSVRIGITGVPGVGKSTFIEAFGNYVIQEQGKKLAVLAIDPTSQRSGGSILGDKTRMESLSVNPQAFIRPSPAGKSLGGVTRSTRESIILCEAAGFEVIFVETVGVGQSETAVHAMVDFFLLLMLAGAGDELQGIKRGIMEMADAIAITKADGSNVDKAKAARAEYQNALHLYPMASSGWLPKVSTCSALQNTGLDKIWQTVEDYLQLTQSNGYFDKKRRDQNLQWMYEAIRQSLEERFYAAQQVKEQLPGITDEVKEGNKSAFAAAAELLKLV
- a CDS encoding PD40 domain-containing protein; protein product: MSRLRHIAAAALLTFSSFTAFAQGEKNNWYFGKGAGIIFNGDSATATNSRLFTEEGSATLSDADGKLLMYTNGITVWNGEHKVMPNGNGLMGGKSSTQSALILPKPGSSNIYYIFTTDIQAQSNGLRYTVVDMTKQEGKGDITSRNNFMIAPATEKLTAVRHSNGRDWWVIAHRWNSNGYMAFLVNEEGVEVRPVLSMVGTVHGGPNRKAIGYLVPSPDGTKLAAALWDAESNFEILNFDRSTGKVSDPVLLKGFQEAYGVLFSPDGSKLYGTANGTGGGKAQVVQFDLKAGSADAIAKSAVVVGESKSPRIGALQLGPDGKIYVARQDNYYLGVINNPNAKGKAANYVDDGFHLGKQKSDLGLPNFAQGISK
- a CDS encoding 4'-phosphopantetheinyl transferase family protein, coding for MPLLHIKTIDQHTKIGFWNLAEPLEALHQALPPHVTVEERLAQVHHKRQREWLASRVLVYRLLEEFTPLPLQLLRNQYGKPYFPDSRFHVSISHSPELAAVILSDKYEVGIDIELVSPKALRVQEKFLTDEEKTYTLADEQRTCLYWSAKETLYKLYSRKRLVFKENLSVAPAEEPNVLQGRVQTENFSKLYRIYHDILHEHILTYCVDKDPKQVKQTQTP
- a CDS encoding WD40 repeat domain-containing protein, producing MASKVQVQKAATLTGHRDSVYTLERSAEEHILFSAAGDGMVVAWNLREPENGELIARVSTSVYALRYLPQRNLLLIGQNQEGVRVIDLESKNILKSVALPKVAIFDIAHIPEVGKVFVAMGNGAVCVLDGESFELQTVVRKADQSARCLAFNSFTQELAVGYSDNVVRIFDGATMELKQELTLHTNSVFTLAYSPDGKLLLSGGRDAHLRVWEAEKGYTERGYLIAHMYTINHIAYSPGGRYFATCSMDKSIKVWDAQSFKLLKVIDKVRHASHGTSVNKLFWSAHQNQLVSCSDDRTISVWDINFGL